The proteins below are encoded in one region of Candidatus Thermoplasmatota archaeon:
- a CDS encoding recombinase family protein has product MKRVTIYTRVSTEDQAKEGFSLDAQMEKLKSYCNARGWEIVKECIDNGYSGRDINRPAYKKMMEEIDEWDVLLVMKMDRIHRNSKNFMLMMENLNENGKEFVSMTESLDTSTAMGRFVMDIIQRIAQLESEQIGERVYVGMRQKAKDGKGILGSPAPYGYDYKDGHFVEIKDEMEIVKKIYEMYLDGKPLEDISKWLKKRGVTTKRGGKWNKKTVSRILSNPIYCGLIEWEDIIAPGNHGSTIDIEEFNKVQKIKHERARRKGKNFVISDSLKKEVLS; this is encoded by the coding sequence ATGAAGAGAGTTACCATATATACGCGTGTTTCAACAGAAGACCAAGCAAAAGAGGGCTTCTCACTTGACGCCCAGATGGAAAAGCTGAAATCATACTGCAATGCAAGGGGGTGGGAAATTGTGAAGGAATGCATAGACAACGGCTACAGCGGCAGAGACATAAATCGCCCTGCCTACAAAAAGATGATGGAGGAAATAGACGAGTGGGATGTATTGCTTGTAATGAAAATGGACAGAATTCACAGAAACAGCAAAAATTTCATGTTGATGATGGAAAATTTAAACGAAAATGGCAAGGAATTTGTGTCAATGACTGAAAGCCTCGACACATCAACTGCCATGGGCAGGTTCGTCATGGACATAATCCAGCGCATAGCCCAGCTGGAGAGCGAGCAGATAGGGGAGCGGGTATATGTCGGCATGCGACAGAAGGCAAAGGACGGCAAAGGCATATTGGGATCACCTGCGCCATATGGATACGATTACAAAGATGGACATTTCGTGGAAATAAAAGACGAAATGGAAATTGTCAAAAAAATATACGAAATGTATTTGGACGGAAAACCACTGGAGGATATCTCAAAATGGCTGAAAAAAAGAGGAGTGACAACGAAAAGAGGAGGGAAATGGAATAAAAAGACCGTGTCAAGGATACTTTCCAATCCGATTTACTGCGGGCTCATCGAATGGGAAGATATAATAGCTCCCGGAAACCATGGAAGTACAATAGATATAGAGGAATTCAATAAAGTCCAGAAAATCAAGCATGAACGGGCACGACGTAAAGGCAAAAATTTTGTCATAAGCGATTCCCTTAAAAAAGAGGTTTTATCATAA